A single region of the Gossypium arboreum isolate Shixiya-1 chromosome 12, ASM2569848v2, whole genome shotgun sequence genome encodes:
- the LOC108478386 gene encoding GLABRA2 expression modulator-like produces the protein MYPKASDPAMDAEGLLWFQVPTTELTKRKKRRVRIQRRAITEQSTIRVEEFPQFVDQSPAADHCAIMSTLNGFNAYVTDAPALESSLTSFKETMDTLRDVLGRWTKKVGEATRKAEDLAGNTWQHLRTSPSFAEAAMGRIAQGTKVLAEGGYEKIFRQNFETVPEEQLEDSFACYLSTSAGPVMGVLYVSTAKLAYCSDSRLAYKTGSHTEWNYYKVVIPLHQLKSVNPSTSRVNHSEKYIQVISIDSHEFWFMGFLNYDAAVKCLQDVLQLHSFHFV, from the exons ATGTACCCGAAAGCCTCGGATCCCGCAATGGATGCGGAGGGTTTGTTATGGTTCCAAGTTCCAACTACAGAGCtgacaaaaaggaagaaaaggagaGTCAGAATCCAAAGGAGAGCAATCACCGAACAGAGCACTATCCGGGTCGAGGAATTTCCCCAATTTGTTGATCAATCACCTGCTGCAGATCACTGCGCCATCATGTCCACTCTTAATGGATTCAATGCTTACGTTACTGATGCTCCCGCTCTGGAATCTTCTTTAACTTCCTTCAAAG AGACAATGGATACATTGAGGGATGTCTTAGGGAGATGGACGAAGAAAGTGGGAGAAGCGACAAGGAAAGCCGAGGATCTGGCCGGGAACACGTGGCAGCATT TAAGAACAAGCCCAAGTTTTGCTGAGGCTGCCATGGGAAGAATTGCTCAGGGAACAAAGGTTTTAGCAGAAGGTGGTTATGAGAAGATCTTTAGACAAAATTTTGAAACAGTTCCTGAAGAGCAACTTGAAGATTCATTTGCATGTTACTTATCGACATCAGCTGGTCCCGTCATGGGAGTGTTATATGTTTCTACGGCAAAGCTTGCATATTGCAGTGACAGTCGTCTTGCTTATAAAACTGGGAGCCACACTGAATGGAACTACTACAAG GTGGTTATCCCATTACACCAACTGAAATCAGTCAATCCTTCGACAAGCAGAGTCAATCATTCTGAAAAGTACATCCAAGTTATATCTATTGATAGTCATGAATTTTGGTTCATGGGCTTCTTAAACTACGACGCTGCTGTTAAATGCCTACAGGATGTTTTGCAACTCCATAGCTTCCACTTTGTATGA